A DNA window from Camelina sativa cultivar DH55 chromosome 17, Cs, whole genome shotgun sequence contains the following coding sequences:
- the LOC104755273 gene encoding U-box domain-containing protein 18-like has translation MIHTKTGSGRRILTFPAVQPCESISIVTLLDSLIQLAGDILTFKSKHFSTNKQSFRETLRRIQNLVLVFEEIRIRVGTPRRYFHHDSAAVLSLKEIHVIFQKLKFLVEDCTRDGARLCMMMNSDQVSDHLRVLTRFISTSLGAFPVASVDLPSEVNELVDLVVRQTRKYGVKLETNDIRVMSSVNRILALFENRVIPDPDEINMILDHVGIRKWGDCVKEINFLGEEIAAERLDEKKKQKNSNVRVKLLSSLMGFICYCRCVILRRIERDDAHHHNVDDNDKDQDLIRGLRVEDLLCPISLEIMMDPVVIETGHTYDRSSITKWIGSGNITCPKTGKILASTDLVDNVSVRRVIYNHCRTNGIVLTSIVVGRRRKTQDDVVPESLAAKGAAKLMAKFLTSELLNGDMEMIYRAVREIRVQTKTSSFNRSCLVKAGAVSPLLRLLSSEDSKVQENVQENAMAGILNLSKHVTGKSKIVGEGLKIIVEILNEGAKTETRLYAASALFYLSSVEDYSKRIGENKDSIPGLMKIVKGEDYGGSAKRNALLAVMGLLMQSDNHWRVLAAGAVPILLDLMRSEDTSGELTADCLATLAKLAEYPDGTIGVIRRGGLKLAVKVLSSSDVLPAVKQHCVGLILNLCLNGGRDVVGVLVKNTLVMGSLYTVLSNGEYGGSKKASALIRMIHEFQERKTGSSGSVEPSLQRGRFVHAW, from the coding sequence ATGATTCATACTAAGACCGGGTCAGGTCGTCGGATCCTGACTTTTCCGGCTGTGCAACCATGCGAATCAATCTCCATAGTCACCTTACTCGACTCACTCATTCAACTCGCCGGCGACATTCTCACATTCAAGTCGAAACACTTCTCCACCAATAAACAAAGCTTCAGAGAAACTCTAAGGCGAATCCAAAACCTAGTTCTCGTCTTCGAAGAGATCCGGATCCGAGTCGGGACTCCGAGACGCTATTTCCACCACGACTCTGCTGCTGTCTTGAGTCTCAAGGAGATCCACGTCATCTTCCAGAAGCTCAAGTTCCTTGTAGAAGACTGCACAAGAGACGGAGCTAGGCTATGTATGATGATGAACTCTGATCAAGTCTCGGATCACCTCCGTGTCCTGACTCGATTCATATCCACCAGTCTTGGTGCGTTCCCTGTTGCATCCGTTGACTTACCGAGCGAAGTCAACGAGCTGGTTGACTTAGTGGTGCGGCAAACTCGTAAGTATGGAGTCAAACTTGAAACAAATGATATACGGGTCATGAGCTCTGTTAATCGGATCCTTGCTCTGTTCGAGAACAGAGTTATTCCTGATCCGGATGAAATAAACATGATACTAGATCACGTAGGGATAAGAAAATGGGGAGACTGCGTCAAAGAGATCAACTTTCTCGGAGAAGAGATAGCTGCGGAGCGgttagatgagaagaagaagcagaagaataGTAACGTTCGAGTCAAGCTTCTCAGTAGCTTAATGGGGTTCATATGCTATTGCAGATGCGTTATACTTCGACGGATCGAGAGAGATGATGCTCATCATCATAACGTAGATGATAATGACAAAGACCAAGACTTGATTCGAGGATTAAGAGTTGAGGATCTCCTTTGTCCAATCTCACTAGAGATTATGATGGATCCTGTGGTTATAGAAACAGGGCACACATATGATCGGAGCTCAATTACAAAATGGATCGGATCCGGTAACATCACGTGCCCTAAAACCGGAAAGATTCTCGCGAGTACTGATTTGGTTGACAACGTTTCCGTGAGGCGAGTGATATATAATCACTGCAGAACAAACGGCATCGTTTTGACGAGTATTGTTGTTGGCCGGAGAAGGAAGACTCAAGACGACGTGGTGCCGGAGAGTTTGGCTGCAAAGGGAGCTGCGAAACTCATGGCAAAGTTTCTCACTTCAGAGCTACTCAATGGCGACATGGAGATGATTTACAGAGCCGTGAGAGAGATTCGTGTTCAGACCAAGACAAGTAGTTTTAACAGGTCTTGTCTGGTTAAAGCTGGTGCCGTGAGTCCACTCTTAAGGCTTCTTAGCTCCGAAGATTCCAAGGTTCAAGAAAACGTTCAAGAAAACGCAATGGCTGGGATCTTGAATCTTTCAAAGCACGTTACTGGTAAATCCAAGATTGTTGGAGAAGGGTTGAAGATCATCGTAGAGATTCTCAACGAAGGAGCTAAAACAGAGACGAGACTATACGCTGCTTCTGCTCTGTTCTATCTATCTTCCGTTGAAGATTACAGCAAACGGATCGGAGAAAATAAAGATTCGATTCCGGGGCTGATGAAGATCGTTAAAGGAGAAGATTACGGCGGTTCGGCGAAACGCAACGCGTTGCTCGCGGTTATGGGTTTGTTGATGCAGTCTGATAACCATTGGCGTGTTCTCGCCGCCGGAGCTGTTCCTATACTTCTTGATCTGATGAGATCGGAAGATACCAGCGGCGAACTCACGGCGGATTGTTTAGCGACGCTAGCGAAGCTGGCGGAGTATCCTGATGGGACGATTGGGGTGATCCGACGTGGCGGTTTGAAACTCGCGGTGAAAGTTTTGTCTTCGTCGGATGTTTTGCCGGCGGTGAAACAGCACTGTGTTGGTCTGATTCTGAACCTTTGTCTTAACGGAGGTCGTGACGTCGTTGGGGTTCTGGTGAAGAACACGTTAGTTATGGGGTCGCTTTACACGGTGTTAA